The proteins below come from a single Aminivibrio pyruvatiphilus genomic window:
- a CDS encoding DUF2877 domain-containing protein, producing MSLSVREIYRRTVNLEEGEKRRRWSLVTSPEDMGPRTFLVETLPPVRAGEKIAVRPADVHVTYDSALPAEKMNPRWRGLVAEWGDFLSDELSDLQEPVIRRAWNELIGLGPGSTPAGDDFLSGLATGMLWQGKDVPFHPVPGLTSWLSGEMLRDAFAGGIWFRAKRLLCALASEDPGAVTGSAGSIADWGHTSGRAWLAGLAEALCRERTG from the coding sequence GTGTCCCTCTCCGTCCGCGAGATATACAGAAGAACGGTCAATCTCGAAGAAGGAGAGAAGCGGAGACGATGGTCCCTTGTGACCTCTCCGGAGGACATGGGGCCGAGAACCTTCCTCGTGGAAACGCTCCCGCCGGTCCGGGCGGGGGAAAAAATTGCCGTCCGCCCCGCGGATGTTCATGTGACCTACGATTCCGCCCTTCCGGCGGAAAAGATGAACCCCCGCTGGAGAGGGCTCGTTGCCGAGTGGGGGGATTTTCTTTCCGATGAGCTGTCGGATTTGCAGGAGCCGGTTATCCGGCGGGCCTGGAATGAACTCATCGGCCTCGGGCCGGGCAGCACCCCCGCAGGGGATGATTTTCTTTCCGGCCTTGCCACGGGCATGCTCTGGCAGGGAAAAGACGTTCCTTTTCACCCTGTCCCCGGCCTCACGTCGTGGCTCTCGGGAGAAATGCTCCGGGACGCCTTCGCAGGGGGCATCTGGTTTCGGGCAAAACGGCTTCTTTGCGCTCTTGCATCGGAAGATCCGGGGGCAGTAACGGGAAGTGCCGGGAGTATTGCGGACTGGGGTCATACCTCCGGCCGCGCCTGGCTGGCAGGGCTTGCGGAAGCCCTCTGCCGGGAGCGGACCGGATAA
- a CDS encoding CaiB/BaiF CoA transferase family protein, translating to MKPLEGLVVLDMTRVLAGPFAAMMFADMGAEVIKIERPDGGDDTRAYPPFQGGESAYFMSLNRGKKSVTLNLKHEKGKEILKSLARKSDILIENFKPGTMDKLGLGYEDLRKENPRLIYAASSGFGQTGPYSRRPAMDVIIQGMGGMMSVTGPDEHTPTKVGSSIADIFAGLFTTIGVLAAVNSRLKTGRGQLVDVAMLDCMVAVLENAVSRYLVTGDIPRPMGNKHPAISPFATLATADGVMNIAVGNDDIWHRFCGVLGMEEFENDPRFADNPGRVTNFDALKVIMEERTVRQTTEYWLSALEKSHVPCGPINDMAHVVNDPQVLARKMIVDILHPIAGATRIPGVPIKFSETPSEIEAPAPVLGEHTEKILTSYLGFSAAEFEELKKDGAV from the coding sequence ATGAAACCGTTGGAAGGACTTGTTGTACTGGACATGACCAGGGTGCTCGCGGGGCCGTTTGCCGCCATGATGTTCGCCGACATGGGGGCCGAGGTCATCAAGATCGAACGTCCCGACGGAGGAGACGATACCCGTGCGTATCCCCCCTTCCAGGGGGGCGAGAGCGCTTATTTCATGAGCCTCAACCGGGGCAAGAAAAGCGTCACGCTGAATCTGAAACACGAAAAAGGCAAGGAAATCCTCAAGTCTCTCGCCAGGAAGAGCGACATTCTCATTGAGAACTTCAAGCCCGGGACGATGGACAAGCTCGGCCTGGGGTATGAGGATCTCCGCAAAGAGAACCCCCGCCTGATCTATGCGGCAAGCTCCGGGTTCGGTCAGACCGGCCCGTACAGCAGACGCCCCGCCATGGACGTGATTATCCAGGGTATGGGCGGCATGATGAGCGTCACCGGTCCCGATGAGCATACTCCCACGAAGGTGGGGAGTTCGATCGCGGATATTTTTGCAGGTCTTTTCACCACCATCGGTGTTCTCGCCGCGGTGAACTCGCGCTTGAAGACAGGCAGAGGCCAGCTTGTCGATGTCGCCATGCTCGACTGCATGGTGGCCGTGCTGGAAAACGCCGTCTCCCGCTACCTCGTGACTGGAGATATTCCCCGTCCAATGGGCAACAAACACCCTGCGATCTCGCCTTTCGCTACGCTTGCAACCGCGGACGGCGTGATGAACATTGCTGTGGGCAACGACGATATCTGGCACAGATTCTGCGGCGTCCTCGGGATGGAGGAGTTCGAGAATGATCCCCGCTTCGCGGATAACCCCGGACGGGTGACGAATTTCGATGCGCTGAAAGTGATCATGGAGGAGCGCACGGTCCGTCAGACGACGGAATATTGGCTTTCGGCCCTTGAGAAAAGTCACGTTCCCTGCGGTCCTATCAACGACATGGCCCATGTGGTCAATGACCCCCAGGTGCTTGCGCGGAAGATGATCGTCGACATACTCCACCCGATAGCCGGTGCGACCAGGATCCCCGGCGTTCCGATCAAGTTTTCCGAAACGCCCTCTGAAATTGAGGCCCCCGCGCCGGTGCTCGGCGAGCATACGGAGAAGATTCTGACGTCGTATCTCGGATTCTCCGCCGCCGAGTTCGAAGAGCTCAAAAAGGACGGCGCTGTCTGA
- a CDS encoding PucR family transcriptional regulator has product MIVADLLKKHLFPDFQILAGSGGLSREISAVSVLEAPDADHWMRGGEFLVGSGFVFRDDPEQLTPLISRMNAKGIAAVGFKLDRFHHRLPESMTAEADALQLPILEVPMHYRWTDIIDVIHTHLVQERNRDRPDDLSAFWEESLDFRKLMSGFAQNLQRDLLVQAPQLDLNNLFLSEGSILGGEAVQKCLDLPVVQETALPKRGQVHSCVEVRNSGQIQRFAAYRLRLDTPISIFVVLSPGELSPSARQERMVLRALTMLRASALEIAIVSSKKVMKKERFLEGLCFGLYCDPAMIRINLRELAIPLSLPASVLIASTADGLSTPRWTSPSGLSYRLGNTWVTLIPSSDIENLKDSLQQEGSALGFHFSFGSPAGDLMEISRSYQEARRTFSLLRDFSLPPGVYFYEELSLFGLLQSMSKLAEARDVWERFWEPLEKDPSQARRSLPLKELASMLVARDFNAKSCAGGLHLHYNTVRNYLREIETLLKVDLNNPHHRLGITLACHINGSIARERSSLS; this is encoded by the coding sequence ATGATCGTTGCCGACCTTCTGAAAAAACACCTGTTTCCCGACTTCCAGATTCTTGCCGGCAGCGGGGGCCTCAGCCGGGAGATCAGCGCCGTCTCCGTCCTGGAGGCGCCCGACGCCGACCACTGGATGCGCGGCGGCGAGTTCCTCGTGGGGAGCGGCTTCGTCTTCAGGGACGACCCCGAGCAGCTCACCCCCCTCATCAGCAGGATGAATGCCAAGGGCATCGCGGCGGTGGGCTTCAAGCTCGACCGCTTCCACCACAGGCTGCCGGAAAGCATGACCGCCGAGGCTGACGCCCTGCAGCTTCCCATCCTGGAAGTGCCCATGCACTACCGCTGGACGGACATCATCGACGTGATCCACACCCACCTGGTCCAGGAGCGGAACAGGGACCGGCCCGACGACCTCAGCGCCTTCTGGGAGGAGAGCCTCGACTTCCGGAAACTCATGTCCGGCTTCGCCCAGAACCTCCAGCGGGATCTCCTGGTGCAGGCTCCCCAGCTTGATCTCAACAACCTCTTTCTCTCCGAAGGTTCCATCCTCGGCGGCGAGGCAGTGCAGAAATGCCTGGACCTGCCGGTGGTACAGGAGACGGCCCTTCCCAAAAGGGGACAGGTCCATTCCTGCGTGGAGGTCAGGAACAGCGGGCAGATTCAGCGGTTCGCCGCCTATCGGCTGAGGCTCGACACCCCCATCTCCATTTTTGTCGTCCTCTCCCCGGGTGAACTCTCCCCGTCGGCCCGGCAGGAGCGGATGGTGCTGAGAGCCCTGACCATGCTCAGGGCGTCTGCCCTCGAAATCGCCATCGTGTCCAGCAAAAAGGTGATGAAGAAGGAGCGGTTCCTCGAGGGGCTCTGCTTCGGCCTGTACTGCGACCCCGCCATGATCCGCATCAACCTCAGGGAGCTGGCAATCCCCCTCTCCCTTCCGGCTTCGGTACTTATCGCCTCCACCGCCGACGGGCTTTCAACGCCCCGCTGGACATCCCCGTCGGGCCTGAGCTACCGGCTCGGCAACACCTGGGTCACCCTCATTCCCTCTTCCGACATCGAAAACCTGAAAGATTCTCTCCAGCAGGAGGGATCTGCCCTGGGGTTTCATTTTTCCTTCGGCTCCCCGGCCGGCGACCTCATGGAAATTTCCCGGTCCTACCAGGAGGCCCGGAGAACCTTCTCCCTGCTTCGGGATTTCTCCCTTCCCCCGGGGGTCTACTTCTACGAAGAACTCTCCCTGTTCGGCCTCCTGCAGAGCATGTCCAAACTGGCCGAGGCACGGGATGTCTGGGAGAGATTCTGGGAACCCCTGGAAAAGGACCCCTCCCAGGCCCGGCGGAGCCTGCCCCTGAAGGAACTGGCATCCATGCTCGTGGCCAGGGATTTCAACGCGAAATCCTGCGCCGGGGGGCTTCACCTTCATTACAATACCGTCAGGAACTACCTCAGGGAGATCGAGACATTGCTGAAAGTGGACCTGAACAACCCCCATCACCGTCTCGGCATCACCCTGGCCTGCCACATCAACGGGAGCATCGCCCGGGAACGGTCCTCCCTTTCCTAG
- a CDS encoding (2Fe-2S)-binding protein — translation MKRLSGITELNLLVNGERRAVAARPSDTLLRVLREELGLTGAKAGCENGDCGACTVLLDGLPVKSCLLLAVEAEGHRITTAEGLKDTPVQKAFLEFNGFQCGYCTAGFLLNAHSLIAAHPEPDDETDREWLESNLCRCTGYEGIRKAISAARALAAGEGG, via the coding sequence ATGAAGCGGCTGTCCGGCATCACGGAACTGAACCTCCTGGTGAACGGTGAACGGCGGGCTGTGGCGGCCAGGCCCTCGGACACCCTTCTCCGGGTGCTCCGGGAAGAGCTCGGCCTCACCGGGGCCAAGGCCGGGTGCGAAAACGGAGACTGCGGGGCCTGCACGGTCCTTCTCGACGGCCTTCCCGTGAAGTCCTGCCTTCTGCTGGCAGTGGAAGCGGAAGGGCACAGGATCACCACCGCCGAAGGACTGAAGGATACCCCGGTACAGAAAGCCTTCCTGGAGTTCAACGGGTTTCAGTGCGGCTATTGCACGGCGGGGTTTTTGCTCAACGCCCATTCCCTTATAGCCGCTCATCCTGAACCGGATGACGAAACGGACCGGGAGTGGCTCGAGTCCAACCTCTGCCGGTGCACCGGCTACGAAGGCATCCGGAAGGCCATCTCCGCCGCCAGGGCACTGGCGGCGGGGGAGGGCGGCTAG
- a CDS encoding FAD binding domain-containing protein — protein sequence MIARDFDYILPESLEEARDAWREEKRAGKNPAYYGGGTEIVALARSGAFSPDCVIDLKGVPECRALGCFGGRLVFGAACSLTDAVERGGFPLLSAVARTVADKTVRNRLSLGGNVCGALPYREAVLPFLCAAGVALVFGSEGLREEALETAFDRRLKLGEGEFLVALTVDERFASLPFASSRKVRGGRVDYPLCSGAAVRDGETVDIALSGVFDYPVALSAAAVTPPEKVAESLPHRVREDALAGAGYRKALLVQVLEDILLSLEVVPS from the coding sequence ATGATCGCCCGGGATTTCGACTACATACTTCCCGAAAGCCTGGAGGAGGCCAGGGACGCCTGGAGAGAGGAAAAACGGGCCGGAAAGAACCCGGCGTATTACGGGGGGGGGACGGAGATCGTCGCCCTTGCCCGAAGCGGCGCGTTCTCCCCGGACTGCGTCATCGACCTCAAGGGCGTCCCGGAGTGCCGTGCCCTGGGGTGTTTCGGGGGGCGACTCGTCTTTGGCGCGGCCTGCTCTCTCACCGATGCGGTTGAGCGGGGCGGGTTCCCCCTGCTGTCCGCTGTGGCCCGGACCGTGGCGGACAAGACGGTCCGGAACCGCCTCAGCCTCGGCGGGAATGTCTGCGGCGCCCTTCCCTACAGGGAGGCGGTCCTGCCCTTCCTGTGCGCCGCCGGGGTCGCCCTGGTCTTCGGTTCGGAGGGACTCCGGGAGGAGGCTCTTGAAACTGCCTTCGACAGGCGGCTGAAGCTCGGCGAAGGAGAATTCCTGGTGGCCCTCACCGTGGATGAGCGCTTCGCATCCCTTCCCTTTGCCTCGTCCCGGAAGGTCCGGGGCGGGAGGGTGGATTACCCCCTCTGCTCCGGAGCGGCGGTGCGGGATGGTGAGACGGTGGACATCGCCCTCTCCGGGGTGTTCGACTATCCCGTCGCCCTATCCGCGGCGGCGGTCACGCCCCCGGAGAAGGTCGCGGAAAGTCTTCCCCACAGGGTCAGGGAAGACGCCCTGGCCGGGGCCGGGTACAGGAAGGCCCTTCTCGTACAGGTTCTCGAGGATATACTTCTCTCCCTGGAGGTGGTCCCCTCATGA